In Porites lutea chromosome 1, jaPorLute2.1, whole genome shotgun sequence, a single genomic region encodes these proteins:
- the LOC140949006 gene encoding uncharacterized protein encodes MTSSKSDTKKLYEELREKLSNLSRTIKNLETRASKPNFSTDELAYHIRKVASAKTYKSDQREENDDLGVRNIQDARTKLERALETLRELKKQQNGRESKIQGAAVGRRRKSKRCFQFEKIDGDVTNYMTLIGDILTEVEQANQVKKFGKSSLQEGKIPRNKEEKTRQELEAFSSRWNGLGEEVLKTTNSIETFVSEVETEYSKLKLWISNSEIADSWLMEYEPYADKPEKLGTTIRLVRIQLHENQTVLENFRKSKPRLRHMYDTAVELMKSGRMDEADVDELERVINVLVAKWESIDNRLNASRDRIYAEIEKLRKRKAKQRPSIVRRFSSRRNLSFRRNRSLRKKREGEQDKEVVPKGAQSYKVYVDEQDNLPTPEVVTSTSSMNVNASMDPVHILMMKNRQPVEEKLRLQNQRKAFQTFALTLEACEKTIQDLHSKSLEKFSNIDSNAEEIQKQLDDMSRLETDLKNSKSEFQSEIERFDKAKGEGLFSDKDQAILEERVKNLQSRWRKLWEEHIANKNRLEKQRDAFKTFDLSLKKQENTINDLDTEALQKFSAAGSNRRELEKQLDDIMQFESDLRRKRFEFQSEVDKFEKAKTEGLFNDTDRKILEKRVENLQNRWDELWKEHISNKNRIVKATLEHAHNSMKTISEDFDKIEQQMNTPEVYEDDDRLSLTENGLKQKRLMEDLDQYDDPINKVSHIADKLLERNLVDDQTCTFIKKKTVALIERQQQLKNSCKESGDRFEMELQLYDQQRSGSPSEVEEETVQISDDYAMLSQSLDDILADEGFAEMDSSKSFLDVKTTNFDREVQLMNQWMTDSQKLVNSLHVEMDPKEVTGTVQQIKARYEEIEKKEATMEAINKLGQEITKESLNMTTTETVEKKLEALNIRWRETREMLKDFCKKGDEDAAEYQGCCCSRVITKMFHACFYS; translated from the exons ATGACTTCCAGCAAGAG CGACACGAAGAAACTGTACGAAGAGTTAAGAGAGAAGTTATCGAATTTAAGCCGCACAATTAAGAACCTCGAAACAAGAGCATCCAAACCGAATTTCTCTACAGACGAACTTGCTTATCAC ATCCGAAAAGTTGCCTCTGCTAAGACTTACAAAAGTGACCAGCGGGAGGAAAATGACGATCTTGGTGTGAGAAATATTCAAGATGCACGGACAAAACTTGAAAG GGCACTGGAAACACTGCGAGAATTAAAGAAACAGCAAAACGGCAGAGAATCTAAGATTCAAGGAGCTGCTGTGGGCAGGAGGAGGAAATCGAAACGATGCTTTCAGTTTGAAAAAATTGACGGCGATGTTACAAATTACATG ACCTTAATTGGAGACATATTAACTGAAGTGGAGCAGGCAAATCAAGtcaaaaaatttggaaaatcaaGTTTACAAGAAGGAAAGATTCCCAGAAATAAAGAGGAGAAAACGAGACAAGAACTAGAGGCATTTAGCTCTCGTTGGAATGGACTCGGTGAGGAAGTTCTCAAGACAACCAACAG cattGAGACGTTTGTATCAGAGGTAGAAACGGAATACTCCAAGCTAAAGCTGTGGATAAGTAATTCGGAGATCGCAGATTCGTGGCTGATGGAATACGAACCCTATGCTGATAAACCGGAGAAACTCGGAACGACCATTCGATTAGTGAGGATACAGCTTCATGAGAATCAG ACCGTCTTggaaaacttcagaaaatcgaaacCCAGATTGCGTCACATGTACGACACTGCAGTTGAACTCATGAAGAGCGGTCGGATGGACGAGGCAGATGTCGATGAATTAGAGCGCGTCATCAATGTTCTTGTAGCAAAATGGGAGTCGATTGACAACCGGTTGAATGCAAGTCGGGATCG GATTTACGCTGAAATCGAAAAGCTAAGAAAGAGAAAGGCAAAGCAACGGCCCTCTATCGTTCGGAGATTTAGCTCTAGAAGAAATTTAtcttttcgaagaaacagatCCCTGAGAAAGAAACGTGAGGGTGAACAGGATAAGGAGGTGGTGCCCAAG GGTGCTCAGTCTTATAAAGTGTACGTTGACGAGCAAGATAACTTACCCACGCCGGAAGTCGTTACCAGCACGAGCTCCATGAATGTAAATGCCTCAATGGATCCCGTGCACATTCTTATGATGAAAAACAGACAACCCGTGGAAGAAAAACTGAG GTTGCAGAATCAAAGGAAAGCTTTCCAAACCTTTGCCCTAACTCTCGAGGCATGTGAAAAGACCATTCAGGATCTCCACTCGAAATCGCTGGAGAAATTCTCAAATATTGACTCAAACGCGGAAGAGATTCAAAAACAACTTGATGACATGTCG AGGCTTGAAACAGATTTAAAGAATTCGAAGTCTGAATTTCAATCAGAAATAGAGCGATTCGACAAAGCCAAGGGAGAAGGATTGTTTAGTGACAAAGACCAAGCAATTCTTGAAGAGAGGGTGAAGAATCTGCAATCTCGCTGGAGAAAATTGTGGGAGGAACACATAGCAAACAAGAATCG GTTGGAAAAACAAAGGGATGCCTTCAAAACTTTTGACTTGTCTTtgaagaaacaagaaaatacaATTAACGATCTCGACACGGAAGCGCTCCAGAAATTTTCAGCTGCTGGTTCAAATAGACGCGAACTTGAAAAGCAACTAGATGACATTATG CAATTTGAGTCTGATCTAAGGAGAAAGAGATTTGAGTTTCAATCCGAAGTGGACAAATTTGAAAAGGCTAAAACTGAAGGCCTGTTTAACGACACTGACAGAAAGATCCTTGAAAAGAGAGTGGAAAATTTGCAGAATCGATGGGACGAACTGTGGAAAGAACACATCTCCAATAAGAATCG TATCGTAAAGGCCACCTTGGAGCATGCCCACAACTCGATGAAGACTATTAGTGAAGATTTTGATAAAATCGAGCAACAAATGAATACGCCTGAAGTCTATGAAGATGATGACCGTCTTTCCTTGACAGAAAATGGTCTAAAACAGAAG AGACTCATGGAGGATTTGGACCAGTACGATGACCCAATAAACAAAGTGAGTCACATAGCAGACAAACTGTTGGAAAGAAATTTGGTCGACGATCAGACGTGTACTTTcatcaaaaagaaaacagttgcTCTCATTGAAAGACAACAACAGCTGAAAAACAGTTGCAAGGAAAGTGGAGACAG GTTTGAAATGGAGCTTCAGCTATATGATCAACAACGTAGTGGGTCACCGTCAGAGGTGGAAGAAGAAACTGTCCAGATTAGTGATGATTACGCCATGCTCTCTCAGTCTCTTGACGATATTCTTGCTGATGAAGGATTTGCGGAAATGGATTCGTCCAAG TCGTTCCTGGATGTGAAGACGACCAATTTTGATAGAGAGGTGCAGTTAATGAACCAGTGGATGACTGACTCTCAAAAGTTAGTGAATTCATTGCACGTGGAAATGGATCCGAAGGAAGTGACAGGGACAGTGCAGCAAATTAAG GCTCGTTATGAAGAGATAGAGAAGAAAGAAGCTACGATGGAAGCAATCAATAAACTTGGTCAGGAAATAACGAAAGAGTCGTTAAACATGACCACTACGGAAACAGTTGAAAAGAAACTAGAAGCACTGAACATAAGGTGGCGAGAGACCAGGGAGATGTTGAAGGACTTCTGCAAAAAGGGCGATGAAGACGCTGCAGAATATCAAGGCTGTTGTTGTTCACGAGTAATCACTAAAATGTTTCATGCTTGTTTTTATAGTTAA